A single region of the Vicia villosa cultivar HV-30 ecotype Madison, WI linkage group LG4, Vvil1.0, whole genome shotgun sequence genome encodes:
- the LOC131594383 gene encoding uncharacterized protein LOC131594383, with the protein MFGTSLQFNGVRGDDRFYIPVKARKNQNQNQNQNQRKKTQRDKCGGSKSEDSVTKSGVVDSDNRNLNEDSCSLDKPSSCSSVESASNIDRFLESTTPLVPAQFFSKTTMRDWKTCDVEYRSYFALNDLWESFKEWSAYGAGVPLLLDQRESVVQYYVPYLSAIQLYGQSAKNSISKPRCIGEDSDSDYYRDSSSDGSSDSEFGKRTKHSITQRSSQCQTGDASLRMSRLSVQEGFSSDESETGNPQDLLFEYFDQEPPYGRVPLADKILDLARHYPCLKSLRSCDLLPASWLSVAWYPIYRIPSGQTLKDLDACFLTYHTLHTPLTGNGGAHAPVLLYPNDIDGVANISLSTFAMASYKLKGSIWMKNGVGDNQLANSLLQAADNWLRQVQVNHPDYKFFVSHGTYHK; encoded by the exons ATGTTTGGGACTTCTCTGCAGTTTAATGGTGTTCGTGGTGATGATCGGTTTTATATtccggtgaaagctaggaagaatcagaatcagaatcagaatcaaaatcagcgTAAGAAAACTCAGAGAGATAAGTGTGGTGGAAGTAAGAGTGAAGATTCTGTTACAAAGAGTGGAGTTGTTGATTCTGATAATAGGAATCTGAATGAAGATTCCTGCTCTTTGGACAAACCATCTTCTTGTTCTTCTGTTGAGTCTGCAAGTAACATTGATAGATTCTTGGAGTCAACAACACCTTTAGTTCCAGCTCAGTTTTTCTCTAAG ACAACAATGAGAGATTGGAAGACTTGTGATGTAGAGTATCGATCATACTTTGCGTTGAATGATCTCTGGGAATCTTTCAAGGAATGGAGTGCCTATGGAGCAGGAGTTCCTTTGTTACTTGATCAAAGAGAATCTGTTGTACAATATTATGTTCCTTATTTGTCGGCAATTCAACTATATGGTCAATCAGCTAAGAACTCAATTTCTAAGCCAAG ATGCATTGGTGAAGATAGTGACAGTGATTACTACAGAGATTCAAGTAGCGACGGAAGCAGTGATAGTGAGTTTGGAAAAAGGACTAAACATTCTATAACACAAAGAAGTAGTCAATGTCAAACAGGTGATGCTTCTTTACGAATGAGCAGACTATCTGTACAAGAGGGATTTTCTAGCGATGAAAGTGAAACTGggaatcctcaagatcttcttttCGAGTATTTTGATCAAGAACCTCCCTATGGCCGTGTGCCATTGGCTGACAAG ATACTAGATCTTGCGCGCCACTATCCTTGCCTCAAGTCGTTGAGAAGTTGTGATTTATTGCCAGCCAGTTGGTTGTCTGTGGCATG GTACCCTATATATCGAATACCATCAGGTCAAACATTGAAAGATTTAGATGCTTGTTTTCTTACTTATCATACACTCCATACACCATTGACAG GAAATGGGGGTGCTCATGCTCCGGTATTGCTTTATCCCAATGACATAGATGGTGTAGCAAATATATCCTTATCAACTTTCGCAATGGCGTCTTATAAGTTAAAGGGATCTATTTGGATGAAAAATGGAGTTGGTGACAATCAGTTAGCGAATTCGCTCTTGCAGGCTGCAGATAACTGGTTAAGGCAGGTTCAAGTGAATCACCCGGATTATAAGTTCTTTGTGTCGCATGGCACATACCATAAGTGA
- the LOC131594384 gene encoding kinesin-like protein NACK1: MTVRTPGTPASKIDRTPVSTPGGPRAREEKIVVTVRLRPLNRREQLAKDQVAWDCIDDYTIVYKPPHNERATQPASFTFDKVFGPASFTEAVYEEGVKNVALSALMGINATVFAYGQTSSGKTYTMRGITEKAVNDIYNHIMKNPERNFTIKISGLEIYNENVRDLLNSEPGRSLKLLDDPEKGTVVEKLVEETAKDDKHLRHLISICEAQRQVGETALNDNSSRSHQIIRLTIQSTLREEADCVKSFVATLNFVDLAGSERAAQTHADGTRLKEGCHINLSLMTLTTVIRKLSVGKKSGHIPYRDSKLTRILQHSLGGNARTAIICTLSPALTHVEQSRNTLYFATRAKEVTNNAQVNMVVPEKQLVKHLQKEVARLEAVLRTPDPSKEKDWKIQQMEMEIEELKRQRDQAQTQVDELRRKLQEDQQVSKPLEPAHSSAKKCLSFTGALSSPKSGLGCERVRNTSLRQSMRQSSTAPFALMHEIRKLEHLQEQLGEEANRALEVLQKEVACHRLGNQDAAETIAKLQSEIREMRSVKPAPKAVVVGSMVSVNKSVSANLKEEITRLHSQGSTIANLEQQLENVQKSIDKLVMSLPNNFQTLITNEASPKHKKEHKRKKLLPLCSNNSPNRPNFIRSPCSPLSTTQQVLESDIENKAPENDDNISTEIHPESEKDTPSKSEEAGDVTSKENTPGYRRSSSVNMKKMQKMFQNAAEENVRSIRAYVTELKERVAKLQYQKQLLVCQVLELEANEANGQNIEDEMDMGEPEEPQVLWQVTFKEQRKLILELWDACYVSIIHRTQFYLLFKGDPADQIYVEVELRRLTWLQQHLAELGNASPAPNVGGDEPTISLSSSMRALKREREFLAKRLISRLTPEERETLYMKWDVPLEGKQRKMQFVNKLWTDPYDQRHVEESAEIVAKLVGFCTRGNMSKEMFELNFVLPSDKRPWLMGWNHLTNLLNL, from the exons ATGACTGTGAGAACACCTGGAACGCCAGCCTCAAAGATAGATAGGACACCGGTATCGACTCCTGGAGGGCCGAGAGCTCGGGAAGAGAAGATTGTGGTGACAGTGAGATTAAGGCCTTTAAACAGAAGGGAACAATTGGCTAAAGACCAGGTGGCATGGGATTGCATTGATGATTATACGATTGTGTATAAACCGCCACATAATGAACGTGCTACTCAACCGGCATCCTTTACTTTTG ACAAAGTTTTTGGCCCTGCTTCTTTTACCGAGGCAGTATACGAAGAAGGAGTAAAGAATGTCGCATTGTCTGCACTCATGGGGATCAATG CTACTGTTTTTGCTTATGGACAAACTAGTAGTGGAAAGACGTACACAATGAGAGGAATCACAGAGAAGGCTGTCAATGATATTTATAACCATATAATGAAG AATCCCGAGAGAAATTTCACTATAAAAATATCTGGACTAGAAATATACAATGAGAATGTAAGGGACTTGTTAAATTCAGAACCTGGTCGAAGTTTGAAGCTTTTAGATGATCCCGAG AAAGGTACTGTGGTTGAGAAATTGGTGGAAGAAACAGCAAAGGATGACAAACACTTGAGACATTTGATCTCCATTTGTGAAG CTCAAAGACAGGTGGGCGAAACAGCTCTGAATGATAACAGCTCAAGGTCTCACCAGATAATAAGACTG ACAATTCAAAGTACTCTTCGCGAAGAAGCAGATTGTGTGAAATCTTTTGTTGCGACCCTG AACTTTGTTGATCTGGCTGGGAGTGAGAGGGCTGCACAGACACATGCAGATGGCACTAGGCTCAAAGAAGGCTGCCATATTAACCTTAGCCTTATGACCCTTACAACTGTTATCAGGAAGCTCAG TGTGGGGAAAAAAAGTGGTCATATACCTTATAGAGATTCAAAGCTCACGCGCATTTTGCAACATTCCCTTGGTGGGAATGCACGCACTGCCATTATATGTACCTTGAGTCCAGCATTAACCCATGTAGAGCAATCACGAAATACCCTCTACTTTGCTACTCGGGCTAAAGAAGTTACAAACAATGCTCAAGTAAACATG GTGGTACCAGAAAAGCAGCTTGTTAAACATTTGCAAAAGGAAGTGGCGAGGCTGGAAGCAGTGCTGCGTACTCCTGATCCATCTAAAGAAAAGGATTGGAAAATTCAACAG ATGGAAATGGAAATTGAAGAGCTGAAACGTCAGAGAGATCAAGCACAAACTCAAGTCGACGAGTTACGAAGAAAGCTTCAAGAAGACCAGCAG GTTTCAAAGCCACTTGAACCAGCACATTCTTCTGCCAAGAAATGTTTATCTTTCACTGGTGCATTATCGTCACCGAAATCAGGGCTAGGGTGTGAAAGAGTGAGAAACACGTCATTAAGACAGTCCATGAGGCAATCATCCACTGCTCCTTTTGCCCTTATGCATGAAATACGCAAACTGGAGCACCTTCAAGAGCAGCTAGGCGAAGAAGCCAACAGAGCTTTGGAAGTATTACAAAAAGAAGTGGCATGTCATAGGTTAGGTAACCAAGATGCAGCTGAGACAATTGCAAAGCTGCAATCAGAAATAAGGGAAATGCGTTCCGTTAAGCCAGCACCTAAAGCAGTTGTAGTTGGAAGCATGGTTTCTGTCAACAAAAGTGTCAGTGCTAATCTAAAGGAAGAGATTACCCGTCTTCATTCACAAGGAAGCACCATCGCAAATCTTGAGCAGCAGCTTGAGAATGTGCAAAAGTCTATAGACAAGTTGGTGATGTCTCTTCCTAACAATTTTCAAACTTTAATAACCAATGAAGCATCCCCCAAGCATAAAAAGGAACATAAAAGGAAAAAGCTGCTTCCTTTATGTTCAAATAACTCTCCTAATCGCCCGAACTTTATTAGATCCCCCTGCTCACCATTATCTACTACTCAACAAGTTTTGGAATCTGATATTGAAAATAAAGCCCCTGAGAATGATGACAACATTTCAACAGAAATTCATCCAGAGTCCGAGAAGGATACTCCCTCAAAGAGTGAGGAAGCAGGAGACGTTACATCAAAGGAAAATACTCCAGGTTACCGTCGCTCTAGTTCAGTTAACATGAAGAAAATGCAGAAAATGTTTCAGAATGCAGCAGAGGAGAATGTAAGAAGTATAAGAGCATATGTGACAGAATTGAAAGAACGTGTGGCCAAGCTGCAGTACCAAAAGCAGTTACTTGTTTGCCAG GTACTTGAGCTTGAGGCAAATGAAGCTAATGGCCAGAACATAGAAGATGAAATGGACATGGGTGAACCAGAGGAACCTCAAGTTTTGTGGCAAGTAACATTTAAAGAACAGCGGAAGCTAATCCTTGAATTATGGGATGCATGTTATGTCTCCATTATTCACAGGACCCAGTTTTATTTGCTATTCAAGGGAGATCCAGCTGATCAAATATATGTAGAAGTCGAACTAAGGCGTTTGACTTGGTTGCAACAACACCTAGCTGAACTTGGCAATGCAAGTCCAGCTCCTAATGTTGGAGGCGACGAACCAACTATCTCACTATCATCAAG TATGAGAGCATTGAAAAGAGAACGGGAATTTCTCGCCAAGAGATTGATATCACGTTTGACGCCAGAAGAAAGGGAGACATTATATATGAAATGGGATGTGCCCCTTGAAGGGAAGCAGAGGAAGATGCAATTTGTCAACAAGCTTTGGACAGATCCTTATGATCAAAGACATGTAGAAGAAAGTGCTGAAATAGTTGCAAAACTGGTGGGTTTCTGCACAAGAGGTAACATGTCCAAGGAAATGTTTGAGCTGAATTTCGTGCTTCCTTCCGATAAGAGACCATGGTTAATGGGCTGGAACCATTTGACAAACTTACTTAATTTGTAA